aatccacTGATAAACTACCAAGGGTAAGAAGAATACTGGTAATTCAATCACTTACCTTTGTAAGATGCAGCTCAGCACAATATGCCTCGTGTACCCTCTTGGTGATACGTACAAGCTTCACCtgaaaaagaagaagataacTCAGTGCTTAAATGcttataaaaatgaaaataacaaTGAGATGTATTGTCAACGCACTGTATAGCCCATCTTCTCAATCATATCTTTCACCACTTGATACATGGTGGGCCGAGCCTGAAAATGTTATCAAAAAATTAGAATCCTACCTGAACCCCAAAATATCTGTTGAATTCAGATACCGAAACAAGAAAGAGCAGGGATTCGTACCATTTGAACATTCCGTACAGCTGCCATGAGTAGCACACTTGGCATTTCCACTGTAATGAAGGCCACAGGAATCAAGGATAACGAGACAATAAAAGCTTAAAACAAATTTACAGTCAGGAAAAATATTGGTCAAATTAAAATCTTACAAACTATTATAGGGAGTAGTAGGCCAGTCCCATCTTCCATCTTCAGAACAATTGCAGGATGTGGAGCATAATCCGGCAAATGACTTCCATGAGGACTATTACGGACGCATCTCAAGTGCCCACCATCTCTCATCTTGATCATGAAACCCTCTGACCCACTTTTCACCTCAACTATCACAAATAATAAACAGAGAATAGATTTATATATTCCAATTTCCACAATCATATTAAAATCCATGTACAATTATAGGAGCTCGCCATATATACACTAGAAGAGTAATTCTCCCATGTCGGAGCTTTCATATAGATTGGTATCTTTTTTCCAAACACATGCAAATCATAATAAGACAAAttatgtaaaaataaaaaatttctaatTTCAATATGGTTTAGGCCTGCAATTATGCGCGATAATAAACTCCACATACCAGCTTCAATCAAACTAGAATCAATATAATCAGCATCATTCTCATTGGAATTTCCTGCCATGCTATCATTACCATTTGAGGATGAACTGAAACTACACCTAATAGATACGCCTTTCCTCAAAATCTGTCGAAAACCCGTGCTTGTCTTGCCACTTTGGATCCCTTTAAGACCCGATAGCCCACCTCTAATGGCTTTATCTTTCAGCAAAGGTGAACTGAAAAGTGCCGAGTAGATTCCAGTCTGTTTCGATCCAACTACGGGGCAAACAACAGGGCCTTGAAGTGAAGCCATCTACAATCCTTTCAAATGCATCCGAACAATATAAAGtaaatatcaaatttttacCAGCCTAAAATGTGAATTAATATCAAATAAATGAACAGAGACTTGAATATAATTCACAAGTTTGTCATCTTTGAATGATAGTTAAAATCTGCCGGATAATCATTATATAATATGCTGTCGGATACCCGAATCTTAATTCCAAGGTTCAGTAATTCCGAAACTTGTTCAAGTGAGAATTTCTAGAGAGAGCTCAACGTTGACTAGATTGGGGGGATTCAATTTCGTCGTAAATTTCTTGTCCAATATCTAGAATATAATCATAATTGTCGTCAAATTAAGCTACGATTTATCAACCATAATATACAACAGAGGATGAATCAGTAGCAATCTTCAAATTTCATGACACAACAGTAATAAAGCCTAgatcaattgaacacactctcaaAGCTTTGCAAGTCAGAAGACATACTTAACAGAATCATCGTTCAATTTTACAACTTGACCACGTCTTCAGACCATAAAATCTCCCACTTTCTCTTCTCTATTTCTCAAGGTTTAGCCttcatttcttttttttaaCATACAAAAAGACTCCATGGAAGAAGCATCGTAGATTTTTTTTTGGGAACAGGAATCATCCTAGATTTTCGATATACCAAGAACCaccacaaaaaaataaaaaataaaaaccttCTTTCTTTATGTATATAAATAACATATATACaccttgaaaataaaaatgctCTTCAAGATTCGGAAATCAACAGAAAACCCACCAAAATCCGCAGCTTAATTCCTGAAAACCTATAAACTGTGAGAATTTCATTGAATCAGTAACAAGTTAAAATTGATCCGGGGAGTTCAAATGATCAGAGCAAAGGAAAAATGAGGAAGAGGAAAGAAAAAAACTGGGGAGAGGAATGGACTGGACTGGACTGGACTGGACAGGACAGCTGATGACCGAAAgtacataaaatatataaatataaagaaAAATTATCGAGTGCCAGAAATCGATCAGAAATATTTTTTGCTCACAAGGACCGACCAATTGGTAAAGTGCGCTGGAGATATTTTACTAGCACAGCTAAAAtaactttaaataattaatcatgtaataaataattgttgatctttattatcaatattatattatattatattatattatagatCTTTATTCTGAAAATTTCAAAATGATATCTTCATAATATAGGGGCATATTTATTTGCTTTATTTAGACTCAATCAGAATAATTTTTACAAATTAAGATTTTGaattgatttattatttttatttaggaTTTTTGTTTGAAGAAGTTTATTTAGGATTATATCacaaaatcatttcaaaaaaaaaaaaaggattatATCACAAAATTTAGTATGACAATAAAATCAAACGATATGCTTTCTTTGTTTGTACCACGTTGTTTTAATAGGTCGTaagtatttttaatttaaaacccTGTTTTTTGTTTATTGACTACGTGAATAAAATTCACATGAATTTTTAATCAAATAATCATTAATTATGaattgattttgaaatcatagaaatatttatttatcgACAATTAATAtccttttaatttaaatttatagaTATTATAGTAATTTCATTTTCAGGCAATCGCTTTACTTTTAattaaaatgaatcaaattgatCGAGCAAATTtaaatgaaaagaaaaagaaaaaaagtttTAGCACTGTCTTTATTCTTGTCTGGCACGCGTAAGATATTTTCATGTGGAGCTCTTCTTTGATAAGAAAATAATTTGCACGTAGGTTTTCTGCTAGTCAATCTACGTGTTAACTGATTCATATCTATAGATTCGAAAGTTTAAAATATAGCTACTTCCAAAGTCATTTATACTTTCATTCGACTTCAACTCCCGAAAATAAATATACTTATTTTTTCGTTTTCAAACGACTTTTTATATCTCGACATAATTAATACTGTAAATTCaacttttattgtaaatatagtgACATTGGCAATAAAATGGAGAACTAAACATACACACCCCTGAATCCAATGAGATATATAAAGAGAATTACAGCCTCAGAAGTCTGAAAGTTGCGTACATAGCATAACAAATCATCGAGTGCTGAACACTCCGCAAAGAATCGGTACATAAAAGTTCTTCAAAGAAACTGTGCTACAGTTAGTTAAAAAATTTGTTAATGTCATGAACTTGATACCTAGAATAATTTTTTTCGTTTGGGGGTTGGATGATGTCCGCTCCCACTGGAGGTAGAGTTTCTGAATATAGAAAGTTTGACAAGAATTACATGGCCAAATGGCGGTAGGCTGTTGTTCAAAGAATACTTTAGTTAAATGTAAATCCCATCTCCACAGATAATGTGATCACAAATTGAATCAGGTATGAGACATCATATCGAAGTTCGTAAAAAACATGATTTCACAAAATTAATGGAATCACACAGAAGAACAAGGATGTAAGAATAATGGTAAAAGGAACTCATCGTGACTGATAGCTTTCCGTATTTAGCTAGTCAGAGGTCTTCATTACTCACCACTCCATATAGCTCAGAGAAGACCATTAAAAAGCAATGTCTGCCCCTCGACTTTGTTATTCAGTCATTCACTTATTTTGCAGTTGCGTATGTAAGGATGATCATATTTTATGTACTTGGTCCAATATGGCCTGTACCTACTCATTGCCAACTCAAGCCACGGTTTCATATTCCCATTGTAATGTACAACAGCTGCATTCTCAATTTCTGACCGATCAATGCTTGGATTATAACCCAAACCAAGAACGTGCCACGACTTTTCAAGTGGATGAGTAAGCCCATAAAAAGTAATCAGACCTGGAGGCAGTGTCCCTAGCTTCCAAAGGACCCTGTCTTCATTCTGAGTCAAACGAAGAAAAGGGGGAAAACAAACGAAGGAATTGAGAACATTTTGTGACCAGGAAGTAATTGTCATGAAAGAtagaactgaattttttttGATAGATTTATATAGCTTCAAAATACACGACACAACATAAAAAAAGAAGCAAAGTTGTAAAACGAAAAAAGGAATAATACAAGAAATTACCATATTCTGCCATTTGTGGTAAATGCCAGTTATATCCTTATTCTTCCACTCTTTGAGATCGAACATGTTCATTCCGTACGCCCACCCACAAGCGTTAGGATCAAAATTTTTTGCTATATGAGGATTGGAAAAGTTTAGGTACTTATCAAACCGATGAAAGCTCTCACCACAGGTTTCAACCGCACCATTAACTTTTCCCTGAAGATCTACTTCCCACAATCCAGTCAAGTCTTTCTGAACAACAATGTCATCATCGAGGAAAAGAATTTTATCCAACTTAGGATAAACCTGTGGGAGATAAAACCTGAGGTGGTTAAGCATGGATAGGTACTTTGGATTCCTGTATTTTAGGTTCGAAGAACCACCAGAAAGCGTGGTAGGATGAGCAGCCTTGAAGTAGTACTCTTTCATGGCGGCAGACTCCAATTGATGTAAAACGGGGCAATAGGAAGAGTTAAGCCACTTGAATTCATCTACATTTTCAACATGGATGGTAGCTTTACCAGGGGGGTTCAAGAGAAACCACATATTCATTGCTCCGAAGTTTAGCTTATCAGTAACCAGATGGAAAACATGTTTCTCAGGTTCCTGCAGATCGTACAAGCACCGTGCATAACGTCAAaagaatggaccaataaattgaGAACAAATCAGAGAGGAAAATAACAAGAgtacttaaaaaaaaaagaagaataaaagttgcatattttttctttataaaAATGTTATAATCAATCCAGCAACAAGTCTTGAGAGATCAACAAAAAAATTGAATGaacaaaaaggaagaaaaaataaaagcaaATTTCACACCTTGGCATTCATGATGGCTGAATTGACAACCACAGAAACAGCAAGAACATTGTCAGAAAAAAGGGCATAGTGGTAAAGACTGGGATTTTCCAGATTTTCACTATGCGGGAACTTTCTTTTCTCCTGTGGAAGGAGGTAGTAATCAATTGTCAAGCGCATTGACAAACAGTGAAGTCCATTTGGGATTGTCTTTGCTGCTATTTGGCTTAGGAATGTGCTTTGCTTTTTTAGAATCCGGACTTGCTCATCTGCAGACTGCAGCATGGCTCTTAGCTTTCCAGTTACAAGCTTGCAATCGTACAACTGCTCCCTGGCTTTGGCAAGGACTTGGCCCATTACTTTAATTTTTTCAGGTGCACTGTCGTATTATTAGTGTAGACAACTTGGAGAGTAAGCTAGAGTTTGAGAGATTGTATAA
This genomic interval from Primulina eburnea isolate SZY01 chromosome 16, ASM2296580v1, whole genome shotgun sequence contains the following:
- the LOC140816810 gene encoding bifunctional nuclease 2-like; this encodes MASLQGPVVCPVVGSKQTGIYSALFSSPLLKDKAIRGGLSGLKGIQSGKTSTGFRQILRKGVSIRCSFSSSSNGNDSMAGNSNENDADYIDSSLIEAVEVKSGSEGFMIKMRDGGHLRCVRNSPHGSHLPDYAPHPAIVLKMEDGTGLLLPIIVLEMPSVLLMAAVRNVQMARPTMYQVVKDMIEKMGYTVKLVRITKRVHEAYCAELHLTKLDNEAESVRFDLRPSDAINIAVRCKVAIQVNKFLAYNDGVRVMETPKLSVWSSMSDGRLFAELDRPTGQPCIDTKEFDLVRNMMIAVVEERYRDAASWRDKLSQLRTKKNWP
- the LOC140816208 gene encoding polygalacturonate 4-alpha-galacturonosyltransferase-like isoform X2 yields the protein MTIRGGLSSAGIHRNKAIGSRFTVVLVLIFSLLAFSILVLGRGLFANASGGQDDFSMDTSGLDFNWRLRLASQHLKSFFSKEVMDVVNASTDDLGPLTIDFFRKNNMTVSWKFFGLETAADNNVTFAESTGLASNTRLETSREDHSRAMETPAMLVRRQLREKRREKRVADLLKQDDEVSVKLETAAIEHSNSVDSAVLGKYSIWRKENENENSDSNVRLIRDQMIMARVYISLARMKNKTDSVNELQNRLKESQRSLGDTTADSELQRSAPEKIKVMGQVLAKAREQLYDCKLVTGKLRAMLQSADEQVRILKKQSTFLSQIAAKTIPNGLHCLSMRLTIDYYLLPQEKRKFPHSENLENPSLYHYALFSDNVLAVSVVVNSAIMNAKEPEKHVFHLVTDKLNFGAMNMWFLLNPPGKATIHVENVDEFKWLNSSYCPVLHQLESAAMKEYYFKAAHPTTLSGGSSNLKYRNPKYLSMLNHLRFYLPQVYPKLDKILFLDDDIVVQKDLTGLWEVDLQGKVNGAVETCGESFHRFDKYLNFSNPHIAKNFDPNACGWAYGMNMFDLKEWKNKDITGIYHKWQNMNEDRVLWKLGTLPPGLITFYGLTHPLEKSWHVLGLGYNPSIDRSEIENAAVVHYNGNMKPWLELAMSRYRPYWTKYIKYDHPYIRNCKISE
- the LOC140816208 gene encoding polygalacturonate 4-alpha-galacturonosyltransferase-like isoform X1, with the protein product MTIRGGLSSAGIHRNKAIGSRFTVVLVLIFSLLAFSILVLGRGLFANASGGQDDFSMDTSGLDFNWRLRLASQHLKSFFSKEVMDVVNASTDDLGPLTIDFFRKNNMTVSWKFFGLETAADNNVTFAESTGLASNTRLETSRGKQEYTSNEDHSRAMETPAMLVRRQLREKRREKRVADLLKQDDEVSVKLETAAIEHSNSVDSAVLGKYSIWRKENENENSDSNVRLIRDQMIMARVYISLARMKNKTDSVNELQNRLKESQRSLGDTTADSELQRSAPEKIKVMGQVLAKAREQLYDCKLVTGKLRAMLQSADEQVRILKKQSTFLSQIAAKTIPNGLHCLSMRLTIDYYLLPQEKRKFPHSENLENPSLYHYALFSDNVLAVSVVVNSAIMNAKEPEKHVFHLVTDKLNFGAMNMWFLLNPPGKATIHVENVDEFKWLNSSYCPVLHQLESAAMKEYYFKAAHPTTLSGGSSNLKYRNPKYLSMLNHLRFYLPQVYPKLDKILFLDDDIVVQKDLTGLWEVDLQGKVNGAVETCGESFHRFDKYLNFSNPHIAKNFDPNACGWAYGMNMFDLKEWKNKDITGIYHKWQNMNEDRVLWKLGTLPPGLITFYGLTHPLEKSWHVLGLGYNPSIDRSEIENAAVVHYNGNMKPWLELAMSRYRPYWTKYIKYDHPYIRNCKISE
- the LOC140816208 gene encoding polygalacturonate 4-alpha-galacturonosyltransferase-like isoform X3, which gives rise to MTVSWKFFGLETAADNNVTFAESTGLASNTRLETSRGKQEYTSNEDHSRAMETPAMLVRRQLREKRREKRVADLLKQDDEVSVKLETAAIEHSNSVDSAVLGKYSIWRKENENENSDSNVRLIRDQMIMARVYISLARMKNKTDSVNELQNRLKESQRSLGDTTADSELQRSAPEKIKVMGQVLAKAREQLYDCKLVTGKLRAMLQSADEQVRILKKQSTFLSQIAAKTIPNGLHCLSMRLTIDYYLLPQEKRKFPHSENLENPSLYHYALFSDNVLAVSVVVNSAIMNAKEPEKHVFHLVTDKLNFGAMNMWFLLNPPGKATIHVENVDEFKWLNSSYCPVLHQLESAAMKEYYFKAAHPTTLSGGSSNLKYRNPKYLSMLNHLRFYLPQVYPKLDKILFLDDDIVVQKDLTGLWEVDLQGKVNGAVETCGESFHRFDKYLNFSNPHIAKNFDPNACGWAYGMNMFDLKEWKNKDITGIYHKWQNMNEDRVLWKLGTLPPGLITFYGLTHPLEKSWHVLGLGYNPSIDRSEIENAAVVHYNGNMKPWLELAMSRYRPYWTKYIKYDHPYIRNCKISE